In Armatimonas rosea, the DNA window CTCCTCGCGGGTGAGGCCTCCGACCGGGGTCTCGCCGATCTTGACACCAGGGGCAATGCGGGTGGCATCGGGGAGGGTACGGGAGTAGGTCACGGTCGCGCCCGTCCCAAGGAGCCCGAGGCCGATCAGGGTTGAGGTTAGCCCTATAATAAAGCCACGGGAGCGCCGCGGCGGTTCAGGAGTAGGTTCCACGCTTGTCATCTTAGTTCTTCAGTGTCGTTAGACGGCGACGAAAGGGTTTGGGTTTCGTCCTCTTTTTGCCCTTCTAACACGATCAGCCTCTGCCGGAGCGATTGTACCTCGTCCCTCAGGACGCGAAGTGCCTCTGCATTGGGATCGGGGGAGTTGAGGCTGGCGTTCATCACCGGAGTTGTCTCCGTGACCGTGGGCTGCCCGACAATGCGTGCGGGGATTCCCACGGCGGTGGAGTCGGGCGGGACATCCCGGATCACGACCGCGTTGGCTCCGATCCTCGCCTTCGCTCCCACCGTGATGTTACCCAGAATCTTCGCTCCCATACCAATTAAGACACCGTCTTCGATCGTGGGATGGCGCTTGGTCTTCTCCAGGCTGGTCCCTCCCAGAGTGACATTGTGGTACATCAGGACATCGTCCCCAATCACTGCCGTCTCCCCGATCACAACCCCCATCCCATGGTCGATAAAGAAGCGCCGTCCGATTGTCGCGCCCGGATGGATCTCGACTCCCGTCATGAAGCGCGACCACTGGGAGACCCAGCGTGCCGCAGTCTTGAGGTTCGAGAGCCAGAGCCGGTGCGCGAGGCGGTGGTAGAGAACGGCCCAGAGCCCGGCGTACGTGAAGACCTCCAGCAAGTTTCGCGCCGCCGGGTCTTTCTGGAAAATGGTCGCAACATCCTCACGGAGCCGAGCAAACATATGGAAACAATTTTATCACGGGGCCTCCTTGGGCTTGGCTCAGTCCTTCTTAGCGATCACCGACTCGCTGTACATCCGCAGGTAGCGCTCGATGTACTGGCGCTGTGCAGCGTAGTCGGTTGCGGGAACGAGGGCGCGGCGGTCGGTGACCTCGATGGTGATGGCGAGCTTGCGCCCTTCTTGGATGACCGTGCGCTTGAAGCTCCCCAGAGCGCTCTCACCCTCGGTGGGCTTGGGGACATAGAGAAAGCTATAGCCTTGCGGAAGGGTCACCTCGAGAATAGCGCGGGTCAGGCGGGACTGGGACTGGTAGATCGGGTAGAGCCGGTTCTCCTCGGTGAAGGGCGAGGCAAAGGCGGAGGTCGCTTGATCCGGGCGGGCCTTGAAGATCAGGAGCTCACCGCTGACATTGGCCCACGAGGGAAAGCTCGCCTCGGACTTGAGCACGAGAGGCGTGTCTCGGTTGGCGACATCAGAGAGCTCGTAGCGGCTCACCTTGGGGTTGACTCCAATCGTCCCCAGCAGCGACTCGACATACTGCCGCGACTCATCCGGGCTCTTAACCCGAAAGTTCGCCCGCAGCGCCAGCTCGGTATCGCCGCTTCCGGAGAGCGCGACCTGGCCCTTGGCGGCTCCCTCAGTGTCCAGAGTCAGCAAGACCCGCTGCTCACTAAGCTCATCTTGGGGCGTGCCCACGGGGATCGTCTCAAAGACCGCCTTGCCATCTTTAATCACCAGCACCTCGACCCCGCGGTCTGCCTGGGGGATATCGCCAAAGCGGCAGACCTGCGCTGTCGCATCGAGCCAGTAGGTCTTACCCCCGAGCTGCACCTGGCAGAGGGCGTGGTTGAAGGCATGGGGCGACGGCAGCTCGGTCTGCTGGGGGAAGGGCTCGTTGGCCTGGAGCAGGACCGGGTAGGCGGTGAGCCCCGCGGCGCGCAGGAGCGAGACGAGGAGAGTCGCCATGTCCTTGCAGTCGCCGTACTGCACGGTCAGTGTCCGGCTCGCAGGGCGGGGCTGGTAGGCGGAGATACCCAGCTCGATGGCGACATAGCGTGTCTTCTCCTGAACATAGTAGAAGATCGCCCGCGCCTTGTCTTCGTCAGTGCGGCAGTCCTTGGTAAGCTCGCGGGCCAGGCTCGTAACCGCGGCATCGCTCTGCATCGCGGACTGGGCAAGCTTGGTGTACCAGTCGGCGACACTCTGCCAGCTCGGGACCGTGGAGACCGTCAGCTTGGGGAGCTGGCGCTCGATGGGGGGCATGAGTGGCTCGGTGGAGAGCGGGGCGACATTTTTGTCTTCCCAGGTATAGGTGACGCTTTTTCCATCCGCCGCCGCCCGGATAGTCGGCTCGATCGCGCTATTGCGGAGCTTGCGGGCCAGATTCAGCGACTTGGGGACGGTCACCCGGAGCCGCGTGAGCTGGACGGGATCGAAGCCGCCCTGGAAGTACCAGTGAAACCAGAAGTTGCCCGGGAGAGGCGAGGTCTTCTGCTCCGTGACATACTCGTAGTCGATCACGCAGCCGGGCTCGACCGCGGGCATCGAGAACGAGAGCACCCGGGCATCGTCGTAGCCCTCGCTGGCGGCACCGTTGCGCACCTCGGTCGGCTTGACCTCGACAACCTCGCCATTGGGCCGGAGGGTTCGGGCACGGATCAGCTTGACGGTCTCGTAGCTCCCGTTGTAGGGCACCTTGACCTCCGCCTCTTGCTCACGTCCTCGCTGGTTGAGGATCTTGATTGCTTGGCGCGTGACGATTCTTGCGGAGCCGTCGCTCTTGACCGTGATGTCGGCGAGATCGAGCAGGGTTGCCTTGGCGGCGTTGGGGTACTCACTGGCCTTGGGCGCCTCCGCGAGCAGCTTTTTGAGCTCCGCGAGGTCGGTTTGGGGGGCGAGCAGAGCAGGTGGGGGGGGAGCAACGGGCCACATGAGTGCAGTATACAACAACGAATGCGCCTCCGTGGGGCGATATAATGCAGGCTGTTATGCTCACACGAAAACGTTTCCTTGGCACGCTTGCTGCCAGTGCCCTTACCCCCGCGGCCTTCTCACAAGAGCACGAGCCCGCGCCCGATGGAAAGACCGAGCTATTTCGTCTGCGCATCGTCAACCGCCGCCTAGGCACGATCTCTGTCTCCTCGGACGAGGGCGATACCTGGCACCTTGTCGGGCGCGTGACCCAGCCCTGTACCGGCGCGAGCGAGGGCTATATCGCCGCCGAGTACGCTCCCCGTGGCTCGGTCGCGGCCGTGGCGGTGCATGGGCTTCGGATCCGTGTGTCCGGGGAGGACCCCCAGCTCCACGCGCCCTTGGTCATGGGGATCGCGCCCCTGGAGTTCTCCGGCGACAAAGCAAACTACGGCTACGGTGGGCACCGTGCGGGCAATGTCGGGATGAAGACCGATATCCCTGCGGGCACGTCGATATTCCGTGAGCTTGCTCCTCTGCCGGGCAACATGGTCTATGTGGAGAGCCGAACGGGCCGCCTGCTTCCCCTCCCCGACGATTTCAAGCCCACGGGCCAGGGTGAGGCGCTGGTGATTCTGGTGCGTGCGCCGCTCAAGCGTATCCAGGAGCTGAAGATTGAGAACAAGGTCGCCGGGGCAGTGACCGCGACTTTCTCTGGGGGCGAGAGCAAGGTGCTCACCCATGTTGTCAAGCCCGTTCAGGGGATTGGTCGGTTTGATGGCACGAGCTACACCGGGGTCGGGCAGATCAACACCGCCCATACCGGCGTCATCACGGTCTCGACGGCTCCGGTCGATACCCGCCTGCCTGAGGGCGAGGGCAAGGAGCGCCGCGGCGGATTTCAGATCTCGCCCGTCTGGCACAACGCCCGGACCGAGGAGCACGACGCGCCGATGATGCTGCTCCTGGGGGCGCTCGACCCCGACGGCAAGCCTGCCAAGCGCCGCCGCGAGCTGGAGGGGACCGCTCCGCTGTTTCTGGAGCACGTCGGGCTCTTTGGCGAGGGAGCCACGGTGGACTGCCAGATCGACGGCGGGGAGTGGGAGCCCCTCCCGACCGTGCTGGGCGTCCGCCTCACTGCCTTCACCGCCGATGGTCTCAACGAGGTCTGGAAGGGGAGCGGTAAGGTGCGCACCTGCACCCAAGGCGTCACCGCGTTTCGTTTCCGCTTCGCGCAGCCCTCACCAAACAACATGCGTGCGGTCGCCGTCGCGTCCTCCGAGCGCTACCGCCAGCTCCGCCTCGCCGAGGCACGGCGCAACAAGACCAAGTTCGTCGGGGGGACTGTCACCATCAACCCCAGCCTCACCGACCCAAGCCGCGTCTCGTTTATTCGGCTGAGTGTGGACGGTAAAGTAAAGGCCCTTAAGAACTTCGCGCCCTTCCAGCTCAACTGGGACACGACACGGCTCTTGGACGGCGAGTACTTTATCGAGATCGAGGCGCTCGACGCCAGCGGCGCGGTGCTCGCAAGTACCCCTCAGCGTGTCTATGTCCTCAATGCCAAGCCCGTCCCGCCTACCACGGGCGATTAGAGCGGCGTCCCACGTCACCCCAGGAACGAGTCGTGCCGGAACCACCAGGGTTCGGGCACACTTGTTCTTAGGGCACCCTGTCCGGGTACAATAGGCCCCATGAGCATTCAACTGGGTATCTCGTCGTATTCCTACTGGCACTTCAAAGAGCCAAAGATCGCCATTGAGCATGTCATCGACGAAGCGGCGCGGCTTGAGGTCAGCGGAGTCGAGATCCTGCACCGCCAGATGGAGAGCGAGGACAATGGCTACCTCCAGAGCCTCAAGCGGCGAGCGTTTCTCAATGGCCTCGATCTGATCTGCCTCTCGATCCACCAGGACTTTGTCCACCCCGAGGCCGAGCTTCGTCAGGAGCACATCGACCACACGCTGCGGTGCATCGAGCTGGCCTACAAGCTGGGCATTCCCTGCATCCGCCTCAACTCAGGCCGCTGGAAGACCATCCCGGACTTCAATGACCTCATGGACGCCCGCGGCGACGAGCCCCCGATTCCGGGCTACACCGAAGACGATGCCTTTGGCTGGTGTATCGACAGCATCCAGAAGTGTCTGGACAAGTGCGCCGAGTGCGGTGTGACGCTGGCGCTGGAGAACCACTGGGGCCTCACGCGCACGCCGGAGGGCGTCTTGCGCGTGATCGAGGCCGTGAACTCGCCGTGGCTGGTCGGGCTCATGGATACGGGTAACTTCCGCGAGGACCTCTATGAGAACCTGGAGAAGATGGCCGAGTACGTCCGCTTTGTCCAGGCAAAGACCTACTTTGGCGGCGGCGAGTGGTACACACAGGAGATGGACTACAAGCGAATCGCGGGCATCCTCAAGGCTGTGAACTACAGCGGCTACATCTCGCTGGAGATGGAGGGCAAGGAAGACCCCGCCACCGCGGTTCCCAAGAGCATCGCGCTCTTGAAGGAGGCTTTCGGACTATGAGTTTTTTCCCCTTTGATCGCTACATCAAGCACGACGAGCTAACTGCTGGCCTACAAGCCGTCGCCGCGGCGTTCCCCAATCTCGTTAAGATCGAGAGTATTGGCAAGAGCTTTGAGGGGCGCGACATCTGGTGCGCCACGGTCACCAACTTCGAAACGGGGCCGGATACCGAGAAGCCTGCGGTGTGGGGCGATGCCAATATCCATGCCACCGAGGTCTCCCCGACCACCGCGCTGACCTACTTACTGGAGAAGCTCGTCACGGGCTACGGCACCGACCCGGAGATCACGCGGGCGCTGGACACCCGCGCGTTCTATCTGGTGCCGCGTGTCAACCCCGATGGTGCGGAGCTCTATCTCACGACCGGGCGCTCGATTCGCTCGTCGACCCGGCCCTATCCCTACGACGAAGAGGCGCTGGAGGGGGTCAAGCGGGAGGACGTGAACGGGGATGGCCTCGCCTTGCAGATGCGTCTTCTCGATCCCGATGGCCCCTGGAAGAAAGACTCCGTAGACCCGCGCCTCATGGTGCGCCGCGACCCGACCGAGACCGGCGGCGAGTACTACCGCATCCTGCCCGAGGGCTTCTACAAGAACTACGATGGCATCTCGCTCAAGATGCAGGGCAACAAAGAGGGGCTCGATCTCAACCGTAACTTCCCCGGCCACTGGCGCACGGAGAGCGAGCAGTACGGCGCAGGCCCCTATCCCACCAGCGAGCCTGAGGCACGGGCACTGGTTGCCTTTATCACCGGCCACAAGAATATCTGCCACGCAGTGACTTTCCATACCTACTCGGGCGTCCTGCTGCGGCCCTACGGCACGCAGGCAGACGAGAGCTTTCCCGCCGAGGACCTCTGGACCTACCAGACGATTGGGAAGAAGGGGACGGAGCTCAC includes these proteins:
- a CDS encoding Ig-like domain-containing protein — encoded protein: MLTRKRFLGTLAASALTPAAFSQEHEPAPDGKTELFRLRIVNRRLGTISVSSDEGDTWHLVGRVTQPCTGASEGYIAAEYAPRGSVAAVAVHGLRIRVSGEDPQLHAPLVMGIAPLEFSGDKANYGYGGHRAGNVGMKTDIPAGTSIFRELAPLPGNMVYVESRTGRLLPLPDDFKPTGQGEALVILVRAPLKRIQELKIENKVAGAVTATFSGGESKVLTHVVKPVQGIGRFDGTSYTGVGQINTAHTGVITVSTAPVDTRLPEGEGKERRGGFQISPVWHNARTEEHDAPMMLLLGALDPDGKPAKRRRELEGTAPLFLEHVGLFGEGATVDCQIDGGEWEPLPTVLGVRLTAFTADGLNEVWKGSGKVRTCTQGVTAFRFRFAQPSPNNMRAVAVASSERYRQLRLAEARRNKTKFVGGTVTINPSLTDPSRVSFIRLSVDGKVKALKNFAPFQLNWDTTRLLDGEYFIEIEALDASGAVLASTPQRVYVLNAKPVPPTTGD
- the cysE gene encoding serine O-acetyltransferase, which encodes MFARLREDVATIFQKDPAARNLLEVFTYAGLWAVLYHRLAHRLWLSNLKTAARWVSQWSRFMTGVEIHPGATIGRRFFIDHGMGVVIGETAVIGDDVLMYHNVTLGGTSLEKTKRHPTIEDGVLIGMGAKILGNITVGAKARIGANAVVIRDVPPDSTAVGIPARIVGQPTVTETTPVMNASLNSPDPNAEALRVLRDEVQSLRQRLIVLEGQKEDETQTLSSPSNDTEELR
- a CDS encoding DUF3857 domain-containing transglutaminase family protein, whose protein sequence is MWPVAPPPPALLAPQTDLAELKKLLAEAPKASEYPNAAKATLLDLADITVKSDGSARIVTRQAIKILNQRGREQEAEVKVPYNGSYETVKLIRARTLRPNGEVVEVKPTEVRNGAASEGYDDARVLSFSMPAVEPGCVIDYEYVTEQKTSPLPGNFWFHWYFQGGFDPVQLTRLRVTVPKSLNLARKLRNSAIEPTIRAAADGKSVTYTWEDKNVAPLSTEPLMPPIERQLPKLTVSTVPSWQSVADWYTKLAQSAMQSDAAVTSLARELTKDCRTDEDKARAIFYYVQEKTRYVAIELGISAYQPRPASRTLTVQYGDCKDMATLLVSLLRAAGLTAYPVLLQANEPFPQQTELPSPHAFNHALCQVQLGGKTYWLDATAQVCRFGDIPQADRGVEVLVIKDGKAVFETIPVGTPQDELSEQRVLLTLDTEGAAKGQVALSGSGDTELALRANFRVKSPDESRQYVESLLGTIGVNPKVSRYELSDVANRDTPLVLKSEASFPSWANVSGELLIFKARPDQATSAFASPFTEENRLYPIYQSQSRLTRAILEVTLPQGYSFLYVPKPTEGESALGSFKRTVIQEGRKLAITIEVTDRRALVPATDYAAQRQYIERYLRMYSESVIAKKD
- a CDS encoding M14 family metallopeptidase, with the protein product MSFFPFDRYIKHDELTAGLQAVAAAFPNLVKIESIGKSFEGRDIWCATVTNFETGPDTEKPAVWGDANIHATEVSPTTALTYLLEKLVTGYGTDPEITRALDTRAFYLVPRVNPDGAELYLTTGRSIRSSTRPYPYDEEALEGVKREDVNGDGLALQMRLLDPDGPWKKDSVDPRLMVRRDPTETGGEYYRILPEGFYKNYDGISLKMQGNKEGLDLNRNFPGHWRTESEQYGAGPYPTSEPEARALVAFITGHKNICHAVTFHTYSGVLLRPYGTQADESFPAEDLWTYQTIGKKGTELTGYPAVSVYHDFKYHPKEVITGVFDDWCYEHLGIFAWTTEIWSPQRQAGITEGFDDKTKQGAFKFTTWGRNHDLEDDRKLLEWADSQLEGKGYYDWTPFEHPDLGPVEIGGWDMLYSFRNPPPQFLEKEIAPFSDWLLWQALTTPRLALHQLDVAFLGEDTWHVRLVVKNTGWLPSYVTKKALERKYARAVVAELTLPEGASLVTGKERLEVGQVEGFCYKPPANGGYTADTTEDRARAEWIVKAAAGTELTVTARHERAGVVRATVTLG
- a CDS encoding sugar phosphate isomerase/epimerase family protein — protein: MSIQLGISSYSYWHFKEPKIAIEHVIDEAARLEVSGVEILHRQMESEDNGYLQSLKRRAFLNGLDLICLSIHQDFVHPEAELRQEHIDHTLRCIELAYKLGIPCIRLNSGRWKTIPDFNDLMDARGDEPPIPGYTEDDAFGWCIDSIQKCLDKCAECGVTLALENHWGLTRTPEGVLRVIEAVNSPWLVGLMDTGNFREDLYENLEKMAEYVRFVQAKTYFGGGEWYTQEMDYKRIAGILKAVNYSGYISLEMEGKEDPATAVPKSIALLKEAFGL